The Virgibacillus phasianinus genome includes a window with the following:
- a CDS encoding DEAD/DEAH box helicase, which yields MQRLFPSQVYERGLEYFHQGRVTELLYDINYHVWTATVYGSESYFVEVNTKRWPHELSDAYCDCPVFRTYNQCKHIAAVLFAIGKRHKEQGVGRQVDKYQVTKNFIQSVADIQQQKRATSLSINRVPLEVEYICKWTYSDTLFLELKVGEKRRLVVKDVPQFLQDVFQEREHYFTKTFTYNPEMHYFQEEDLEIFELLMSIVQNEQLYEGHSLYRYQTHISAGRSTSISPLLAKPLLKKLVNRNFVVETEQNVFKEISIVEDELPFEFKLEKSTNKELALAISGMTDATYFANYELLFDSGTFYFPGKDQIPMLRQVSSFARDNRSLPIPPDQADVFLSEVVPSLKKVGDVQISENVASEIIQVPLKAKLYIDLKADWITGKLEYHYGAYQVDPFNGRKEEDVLIIRDVEKEQQIMQLIEYANFHFNGKELYIDADEETLFEFLYDVLPMFESYVDLFLTSDIRKFFIENDPIPSTSVRLESSNNLLEIDFSIDGINDNEINQILSAVLEKKRYYRMDNGALLSLEGDEYTSIQELMTELDLKQTDIEDGSVQLPAYRGAQVDALIETKKNYDPSFRKLLHHLKSPEEQVYPIPENLQATLRNYQETGFQWFKSLDSYHLGGILADDMGLGKTIQSIAYLLSLEVDQPHLIVAPSSVLYNWKNECEKFAPDLRVRVIAGSPMERIAMIDPKTTDDVWITSYATLRQDIELYQEITFHSLILDEAQYIKNYATKTSRAIREIKAGHRFALSGTPIENSIDELWAIFQVILPGLMPNQRNFKQLSHAKIAMLTKPFILRRLKSDVLKELPDKIESVHVSELTKQQKELYLGYLRELQQETAQTLSNQDFNKNRMKILAGLTRLRQICCHPSLFIENYTGTSGKLEQLMETVNNAVKNEKRMLIFSQFTSMHDIIKKKLEEDEIDYFYLHGQTPSQERVQMSERFNNGEKSVFLISLKAGGTGLNLTGADTVILYDLWWNPAVEDQATGRAHRFGQKNVVQVIRMVTKGTIEEKIYALQQKKRELIDQVIQPGEQMLSSLSESDIRELLSI from the coding sequence ATGCAGCGATTATTTCCTTCCCAAGTGTATGAACGAGGTCTAGAATATTTTCATCAGGGAAGAGTAACCGAATTATTATACGATATTAATTATCATGTATGGACAGCAACGGTATATGGCAGTGAGAGCTATTTTGTGGAAGTTAATACAAAAAGATGGCCGCATGAACTGTCAGATGCTTATTGTGACTGTCCCGTATTTCGAACCTATAATCAATGTAAACATATTGCTGCTGTTTTATTTGCTATCGGCAAAAGGCATAAGGAACAAGGTGTTGGCAGGCAGGTCGATAAGTACCAGGTAACTAAGAACTTTATCCAGTCGGTTGCAGATATCCAGCAGCAAAAGCGTGCGACCAGCTTAAGCATCAATCGTGTGCCATTAGAAGTAGAATACATTTGCAAATGGACATATAGCGACACATTGTTCCTTGAGCTGAAGGTCGGAGAAAAGCGCCGACTGGTTGTTAAAGATGTCCCACAGTTTTTACAGGATGTGTTCCAGGAGCGGGAGCATTACTTTACGAAAACATTTACGTACAATCCGGAAATGCATTATTTTCAGGAGGAAGATCTTGAGATATTTGAATTACTGATGTCCATTGTACAAAATGAACAGCTTTATGAAGGACATTCCTTGTACCGCTATCAAACGCATATTTCAGCAGGGCGCTCTACTTCCATTTCTCCATTACTCGCAAAACCATTATTAAAAAAATTGGTTAACCGAAATTTTGTTGTGGAAACCGAACAGAATGTATTCAAAGAAATATCGATTGTAGAGGATGAACTTCCTTTTGAATTTAAGCTGGAAAAGAGTACAAATAAAGAACTTGCACTGGCCATCAGCGGCATGACGGATGCAACCTATTTTGCAAACTATGAACTGCTATTTGATTCTGGCACCTTTTATTTCCCAGGAAAAGATCAAATTCCGATGCTGAGGCAGGTTAGTAGCTTTGCAAGGGATAATAGAAGTTTGCCAATACCGCCAGATCAGGCGGATGTATTTCTTTCTGAAGTGGTCCCATCATTGAAAAAGGTCGGTGATGTTCAAATTTCGGAAAACGTTGCGTCAGAAATTATTCAGGTGCCATTGAAGGCTAAGCTATATATTGATTTGAAAGCAGACTGGATAACGGGAAAACTGGAATACCATTATGGAGCATACCAAGTTGATCCATTTAATGGACGCAAGGAAGAGGATGTCCTAATTATTCGTGATGTGGAAAAAGAGCAGCAAATTATGCAATTAATTGAATACGCTAATTTCCACTTTAATGGCAAAGAGCTATATATTGATGCTGATGAGGAAACACTCTTTGAGTTTCTATATGATGTGCTGCCGATGTTTGAATCATACGTGGATTTGTTTCTAACATCGGATATTCGCAAATTTTTTATAGAAAATGACCCAATACCCAGCACAAGCGTACGGCTGGAGTCATCGAACAATCTGCTTGAAATTGACTTTAGCATCGATGGAATAAACGATAATGAAATTAATCAAATTTTAAGTGCTGTGTTAGAAAAGAAACGGTACTACCGGATGGATAATGGCGCACTGTTATCACTTGAAGGTGATGAGTATACGTCAATACAGGAGCTAATGACTGAACTAGACCTGAAACAAACGGATATCGAGGATGGCAGTGTTCAGTTGCCTGCATACAGAGGTGCTCAGGTTGATGCTCTTATTGAAACAAAGAAAAACTATGATCCTTCTTTCCGGAAACTGCTGCACCATTTAAAGTCACCAGAAGAGCAGGTATATCCGATACCGGAGAATTTGCAGGCTACATTAAGGAACTACCAAGAAACAGGATTTCAGTGGTTTAAATCGCTTGACAGCTATCATTTAGGCGGGATACTGGCAGATGATATGGGACTAGGAAAGACAATCCAAAGCATTGCTTATTTGCTTTCATTAGAAGTTGATCAACCACATTTAATTGTGGCTCCATCATCTGTTTTATACAACTGGAAGAACGAGTGTGAAAAGTTCGCACCAGATCTGCGTGTTCGGGTAATCGCAGGTAGTCCGATGGAACGGATAGCGATGATCGATCCAAAAACAACAGATGACGTATGGATAACGTCTTACGCAACATTACGGCAGGATATAGAGTTGTATCAGGAAATCACCTTTCATTCATTGATATTGGATGAAGCACAATATATAAAAAACTATGCAACTAAGACATCACGTGCTATCCGGGAAATTAAAGCTGGACATCGTTTCGCCTTAAGCGGAACACCGATTGAGAACTCCATTGACGAACTATGGGCAATCTTTCAGGTGATCCTGCCTGGATTAATGCCAAATCAACGAAACTTTAAACAATTGTCACATGCTAAGATTGCCATGCTTACAAAACCATTTATTTTACGCAGGTTGAAATCGGATGTTTTAAAAGAACTACCGGATAAAATTGAATCAGTTCATGTATCGGAGCTTACCAAACAGCAGAAAGAATTGTATCTCGGATATTTACGTGAACTACAGCAGGAGACAGCCCAAACGCTCAGCAATCAGGACTTCAATAAAAATCGAATGAAAATCCTGGCTGGTCTGACCCGACTCCGGCAAATCTGCTGTCACCCTTCACTGTTTATTGAAAACTATACGGGGACGTCCGGCAAGCTTGAACAGCTAATGGAAACCGTCAACAACGCTGTGAAGAACGAGAAGCGGATGTTAATATTTTCCCAGTTTACCAGCATGCATGACATCATAAAGAAAAAACTTGAAGAAGATGAAATTGATTATTTCTATCTGCATGGTCAAACACCATCACAGGAACGTGTGCAGATGAGTGAGCGCTTCAACAATGGCGAAAAAAGTGTTTTCCTAATTTCATTAAAAGCAGGCGGCACCGGATTGAATTTAACGGGCGCTGACACAGTTATTCTCTATGATTTATGGTGGAATCCAGCTGTGGAAGATCAAGCAACCGGCCGCGCCCACCGTTTCGGACAAAAGAACGTCGTTCAAGTGATTCGGATGGTAACCAAAGGAACGATTGAAGAAAAAATCTATGCGCTGCAACAAAAGAAGCGTGAATTAATTGACCAGGTCATCCAGCCTGGAGAACAAATGCTATCAAGTTTAAGCGAAAGCGATATTAGAGAATTATTAAGTATCTAG
- a CDS encoding serine hydrolase has translation MDFQLMEATIHELLKDIIDHFSIYIQTSDGDISINAFEPKRAASTIKLPILIEAFRQIEAGNLQPDTLVYIETDMKTGGAGVIDYLTNSNVYSYRNLLELMIIVSDNTAANIILDKIGMDTVNELAAAIGCNHTILSRKFMQLKDPSLENYTSAQDMVKFLHLMEETDDLLSETSRNEIKQIMGHQQNNCKIAHYMNHDECIKVYHKTGELTGIEHDVALLTYQEQKVYLALLSENWQNNGTGRDYLAAIGKIVLQYLRNYGK, from the coding sequence ATGGATTTCCAACTGATGGAGGCTACCATTCATGAACTGCTTAAAGACATAATCGATCATTTTTCTATCTATATCCAGACCAGTGACGGAGATATCTCGATAAATGCCTTTGAACCAAAACGGGCTGCCAGCACGATTAAACTTCCCATACTAATCGAAGCTTTTCGGCAAATAGAAGCTGGGAACCTTCAACCTGACACACTTGTTTATATTGAGACAGATATGAAAACAGGTGGTGCCGGTGTAATCGATTACTTAACTAACTCGAATGTTTACAGTTACAGAAATTTACTGGAACTTATGATTATTGTTTCAGACAATACAGCGGCGAACATAATACTTGACAAGATTGGTATGGATACTGTGAATGAACTTGCGGCCGCCATTGGCTGCAATCATACAATATTAAGCAGAAAGTTCATGCAACTAAAGGATCCTTCATTGGAGAACTATACAAGTGCTCAAGATATGGTCAAATTTCTACATCTTATGGAGGAAACAGACGATTTATTATCAGAAACAAGCAGAAATGAAATCAAACAAATTATGGGCCACCAACAAAACAATTGTAAAATAGCCCACTACATGAATCATGATGAATGCATTAAAGTCTATCATAAAACCGGGGAATTAACTGGCATTGAGCATGATGTGGCACTTTTAACATATCAGGAACAGAAGGTATATTTAGCACTTTTATCTGAGAACTGGCAGAACAATGGAACAGGACGAGACTACCTGGCAGCTATCGGTAAAATTGTACTTCAGTACCTAAGAAACTATGGAAAATAG
- a CDS encoding NAD(P)H-dependent flavin oxidoreductase, which produces MGKHLEAIDLHIPVIQAGMAGGITTPELVAEVANAGALGTIGAGYMSASALREEIKKIKQLTNKPFAVNLFATNLEAFSSEIGPMQQLLDPYRDALEIEHGKQSVKTYDYLQEKVYVIIEESIPVVSTAFGVLSSVLIERLKKNNVTLIGMATNLDEAKQLVEAGYDVIVAQGFEAGGHRGTFHTNKHPNGCNIGLLSLVQELLFNLDVPIIAAGGITDKSQIDALLAMGAAGVQIGTKFLVAKEAGTNNAYRQALIKSTAVNTTITKAFSGRPARAIINQFIKEVESSDCDLLPFPVQNEITKDVRSAAKEFAVAEFQSLWAGQGVGAIVNEEPVAKILAALVGEDSEETNQLKLEFDE; this is translated from the coding sequence ATGGGAAAGCATTTGGAAGCAATAGATTTGCATATACCAGTCATTCAAGCAGGTATGGCTGGCGGGATAACAACGCCAGAATTAGTGGCTGAAGTAGCCAATGCTGGTGCGCTAGGCACTATTGGCGCTGGCTATATGAGTGCTTCGGCATTAAGAGAGGAAATAAAGAAAATTAAACAATTAACAAATAAGCCATTTGCTGTAAATCTTTTTGCAACAAACCTGGAGGCATTCTCAAGTGAGATTGGACCAATGCAGCAGTTATTGGATCCTTACCGAGATGCACTTGAAATCGAACACGGGAAACAGTCAGTGAAAACTTATGATTATTTGCAGGAAAAGGTCTATGTCATTATTGAGGAAAGCATTCCGGTTGTCAGTACTGCCTTTGGTGTGCTGTCATCAGTATTAATTGAACGCTTAAAGAAAAATAACGTCACATTGATTGGAATGGCAACCAATTTAGATGAGGCAAAACAATTGGTAGAAGCGGGATATGATGTCATCGTAGCACAAGGATTTGAAGCGGGTGGCCATCGGGGAACTTTTCATACGAATAAGCACCCCAATGGATGCAATATTGGACTACTTTCCCTGGTTCAGGAATTATTGTTCAACCTAGATGTACCGATTATTGCTGCAGGTGGTATTACCGATAAAAGCCAAATCGATGCACTCCTGGCGATGGGCGCAGCAGGTGTCCAGATTGGGACTAAGTTTCTAGTAGCAAAAGAGGCTGGAACGAATAACGCATATCGTCAGGCATTAATTAAATCGACAGCTGTCAATACTACTATTACTAAGGCCTTTTCTGGAAGACCAGCACGGGCAATTATCAACCAATTTATAAAAGAGGTAGAAAGCAGCGACTGTGACCTGTTGCCTTTTCCAGTTCAAAATGAAATTACCAAGGATGTTCGCAGTGCAGCCAAGGAATTTGCTGTTGCAGAATTCCAATCATTGTGGGCAGGACAGGGTGTAGGAGCAATTGTAAACGAGGAGCCAGTTGCCAAGATTTTGGCTGCGTTGGTTGGCGAGGATTCAGAGGAAACAAATCAGCTTAAGCTCGAATTTGACGAATGA
- a CDS encoding lysozyme family protein, which yields MKRKTKQAVRNTLFLTVTIVGLLVIVSLLAQPEFKVDREVLSNEVIQYKPVVEKYAIKYGVEDHVDILLAMMMQESGGRGSDPMQSSESYCGERNCIKDPELSIKQGVYYFSKNVKAADGDIELAIQSYNFGRGFIEYALENKGKYTQEVAINFSKKMYKGAANKSKYRCLREGARELDACYGDIYYVQDVLSMSEKIKEQ from the coding sequence ATGAAACGAAAAACGAAACAGGCAGTTCGTAATACTTTGTTTTTAACCGTTACTATTGTTGGTTTACTCGTAATTGTGTCACTTTTAGCACAGCCAGAGTTTAAGGTGGACAGGGAAGTACTTAGTAATGAAGTAATTCAATATAAGCCAGTTGTGGAAAAGTATGCTATAAAATATGGTGTTGAAGACCATGTGGATATCCTGTTAGCAATGATGATGCAGGAATCTGGTGGACGTGGTAGCGATCCTATGCAATCATCGGAAAGTTACTGCGGGGAGCGAAATTGTATTAAAGACCCGGAACTTTCTATTAAACAAGGGGTCTATTATTTCTCGAAAAATGTGAAGGCAGCAGACGGTGATATCGAGCTGGCCATCCAATCGTATAATTTTGGCAGGGGATTTATTGAATACGCATTAGAAAATAAGGGGAAGTATACACAGGAAGTGGCCATTAATTTTTCCAAGAAAATGTATAAGGGTGCTGCAAACAAGTCCAAATATAGATGCTTACGCGAAGGTGCCAGAGAATTGGACGCGTGTTATGGTGATATTTATTATGTCCAGGATGTTCTTTCGATGAGTGAAAAAATAAAGGAACAGTAA
- a CDS encoding RidA family protein codes for MVKEIHSKNAPAAIGPYSQAIKVGDFLYVSGQIGIDPSSGEVVEGIEAQTKQVMDNLKSILAEADTNFSQVAKFTIYIHDMNNFSTVNEIYGSYLEKPYPARATVEVSRLPKDVLVEMDVIAYTKEERELD; via the coding sequence ATGGTAAAGGAAATACATAGTAAAAATGCTCCGGCAGCTATTGGACCGTATTCACAGGCAATTAAAGTGGGGGACTTCCTATATGTCTCTGGTCAAATTGGAATTGACCCTTCTTCAGGGGAAGTAGTAGAGGGTATTGAAGCGCAAACAAAACAGGTGATGGACAATTTAAAGTCCATTCTGGCGGAAGCCGACACGAACTTTTCGCAGGTTGCGAAATTTACAATTTATATCCATGATATGAACAATTTCAGTACAGTGAATGAAATATACGGTTCATATTTGGAAAAGCCATATCCAGCACGTGCGACCGTTGAAGTGAGTCGCCTGCCAAAAGATGTGCTGGTGGAAATGGATGTTATAGCATACACGAAAGAGGAACGGGAGCTGGACTAA
- a CDS encoding iron-containing alcohol dehydrogenase, translated as MNNFTYYNPTKLIFGKGQLEALTTEVPTYGKKVLVVYGGGSIKRNGVYDNVMAKLNEIGAEVHELSGVEPNPRVTTARRGIEICKKEGIEFLLAVGGGSTIDCTKAIAAGAKSDADIWDIVTKKAEVTGALPFGTVLTIAATGSEMNRGSVITNWELNEKHGWGSPYTSPKFSILDPAHTMSVPRDQTVYGMVDIMSHVLEHYFHHTSNTPIQDRFCEGILRTVIETAPKLLSDLENYEYRETIMLSGTLALNDMLNMGYHGDWATHNLEHAVSAVHDIPHGGGLAILFPHWMNHVMDENVDRFKQLAIRVFDVDSNGKSDQDVAKEGIARLREFWNSIGAPDKLADYDIDASTVSKMADKTVVVRPEYGNFMKLNKEDSEKIYQASL; from the coding sequence TTGAATAATTTTACGTATTACAATCCGACAAAACTAATTTTTGGCAAAGGCCAGTTAGAAGCATTAACCACTGAGGTACCAACGTATGGAAAAAAGGTGCTCGTCGTATATGGCGGAGGAAGCATTAAACGTAATGGCGTTTATGATAATGTAATGGCAAAACTGAACGAAATCGGTGCGGAGGTTCATGAGTTATCAGGTGTTGAACCGAACCCGCGCGTGACAACGGCCCGCAGGGGAATTGAAATTTGTAAAAAAGAAGGAATTGAGTTTTTACTAGCGGTTGGCGGCGGAAGCACAATCGATTGTACAAAGGCAATTGCTGCTGGTGCGAAGTCAGATGCTGATATTTGGGATATTGTGACCAAAAAAGCGGAGGTAACGGGTGCGTTACCATTTGGGACAGTACTAACAATTGCGGCGACAGGTTCTGAAATGAATCGGGGTTCTGTTATTACGAACTGGGAATTGAACGAGAAACATGGCTGGGGTTCTCCTTACACAAGCCCTAAATTTTCTATCCTGGATCCGGCGCATACGATGTCTGTACCGCGTGACCAGACGGTTTATGGAATGGTTGATATTATGTCGCATGTATTGGAACATTATTTCCACCACACTTCCAACACACCGATACAAGATCGTTTCTGTGAAGGAATATTACGGACGGTAATTGAAACTGCGCCGAAATTGTTAAGTGATCTGGAAAATTATGAGTATCGTGAAACCATCATGTTAAGTGGAACCCTAGCATTAAATGATATGCTCAATATGGGCTATCACGGTGACTGGGCAACCCATAATTTAGAACATGCAGTTTCCGCGGTTCATGATATTCCACATGGTGGAGGGCTTGCGATTTTATTTCCACACTGGATGAACCATGTCATGGACGAAAATGTTGATCGGTTTAAACAACTGGCGATTCGCGTGTTTGATGTTGATTCTAATGGAAAATCCGATCAAGACGTGGCGAAAGAGGGCATTGCTAGATTGCGCGAATTCTGGAATAGCATAGGTGCACCGGATAAACTTGCTGATTACGATATTGATGCAAGTACAGTCAGCAAGATGGCCGACAAAACAGTGGTGGTTCGACCGGAATACGGAAACTTTATGAAACTCAATAAAGAGGATTCAGAAAAAATTTATCAGGCGAGTTTATGA
- a CDS encoding DUF1428 family protein: MYTTIYIYRVKRENVESFLDINEKASEIYLANGALEDNTYLADDISGDHGCSGLVDLIDIKDNEVVLFGQTVFRNKSHCEAVMKLVNDDEEINKLFNDMTEIIDLSKVVTASFIKAVN, from the coding sequence ATGTATACGACAATTTACATTTATCGCGTCAAGCGGGAAAACGTTGAATCATTTCTCGATATTAATGAAAAAGCCAGTGAAATCTACCTGGCAAATGGGGCTTTAGAAGATAACACGTACCTTGCGGATGATATTTCCGGAGACCACGGTTGTTCTGGTTTAGTTGACCTGATTGACATTAAGGATAATGAAGTTGTCCTTTTTGGCCAAACCGTTTTTCGCAACAAATCACATTGTGAAGCTGTCATGAAGCTTGTTAATGATGACGAAGAAATAAATAAATTGTTCAATGATATGACAGAAATTATTGATCTATCAAAGGTCGTTACCGCATCATTTATAAAAGCAGTAAATTAA
- a CDS encoding YuzB family protein: MGIVIIDVCDGNAITTINIEEILEKEFPEVAVLMNECLSFCGLCRVKPYALVNGKRVFGNTPEECLDKIRDAIRKELAVYQ; the protein is encoded by the coding sequence ATGGGTATCGTAATAATCGACGTCTGCGACGGAAATGCCATCACTACTATTAATATAGAAGAAATTCTTGAGAAAGAGTTTCCGGAAGTAGCCGTACTAATGAATGAATGCCTTTCGTTCTGCGGGTTATGCCGCGTTAAACCATATGCTTTAGTCAATGGAAAGCGTGTATTCGGAAATACACCCGAAGAATGTTTAGATAAAATAAGAGATGCCATAAGGAAAGAACTAGCTGTTTATCAGTAA
- a CDS encoding MFS transporter yields the protein MWFANFFIAASMTMILPFISLYIETFGTFSDSYVQSWSGWIFGITFVSAFIFSPMWGRFGDKYGRKKILIISGLGLGLSVLLMGFATSVWQLFLLRLFMGIFTGFIPTSQAMIATQTPKKIAGSVLGTLQTGSITGSLAGPLLGGAVADIFGYATTFRWTSIMVFLSAIIVMFGIKELKMSFSDDEEYKRYSSKQVFLHIVRHPVLLIVMLISMLVQVAHFSIQPILSLYVADIHGTASIALFSGMAFSAAGLGNLLMAKRWGRIGDRIGYVRIMIFLLFMAGIVYFPGAFVTNIWQLIVLRFLLGISIGGIIPVRIAYIRQEAPLSMQGEVLGYNTSLRFLGNVLGPALGGMLAGFFGFSAVFFVTSGLLVLSGIIMLVTWYRHEYEGKYQHAFSSHRN from the coding sequence ATGTGGTTCGCCAACTTTTTCATTGCGGCAAGTATGACCATGATCCTGCCGTTTATTTCTTTATATATAGAGACGTTTGGAACTTTCTCTGATTCCTATGTACAAAGCTGGTCTGGCTGGATCTTTGGTATTACATTCGTCTCCGCGTTTATTTTCTCGCCAATGTGGGGCAGATTTGGTGATAAATATGGACGTAAAAAGATTCTTATTATTTCCGGCCTTGGTCTAGGGCTATCAGTATTACTAATGGGGTTTGCCACTTCCGTATGGCAGCTTTTTTTATTGCGTTTATTCATGGGTATCTTTACCGGGTTCATCCCAACCTCCCAGGCAATGATCGCTACACAAACTCCAAAAAAAATAGCCGGAAGCGTACTTGGAACACTGCAAACTGGAAGCATCACTGGATCGCTTGCTGGTCCGTTGCTTGGCGGGGCTGTTGCTGACATATTTGGCTATGCAACCACGTTTAGATGGACATCAATTATGGTGTTCCTATCCGCGATCATTGTTATGTTTGGAATAAAAGAATTAAAAATGAGCTTTTCTGACGATGAGGAATATAAGCGTTATTCCAGTAAACAGGTTTTTCTGCATATCGTTCGCCATCCTGTTCTGCTCATTGTTATGTTAATCTCTATGCTTGTTCAAGTCGCACATTTTAGTATACAACCAATATTATCCTTATACGTTGCAGATATACATGGAACGGCCAGTATTGCACTTTTCTCAGGAATGGCCTTTTCTGCAGCTGGCCTGGGTAACTTACTGATGGCTAAACGCTGGGGCAGAATTGGCGACAGGATTGGTTATGTCAGGATCATGATTTTCCTATTATTCATGGCCGGTATTGTATATTTCCCTGGGGCGTTTGTTACAAACATCTGGCAGTTAATTGTTCTCCGCTTTTTACTTGGTATTTCAATCGGAGGGATCATTCCTGTTCGGATTGCGTATATCAGGCAGGAAGCGCCACTTTCGATGCAGGGTGAAGTTCTTGGGTATAATACAAGTTTACGCTTTCTAGGTAATGTATTAGGACCTGCACTTGGGGGAATGCTGGCTGGATTCTTTGGATTTTCCGCCGTGTTCTTCGTGACAAGTGGGTTGCTTGTATTAAGTGGTATTATTATGCTTGTTACTTGGTATCGACATGAATATGAGGGAAAATACCAGCATGCGTTTTCTTCTCATAGGAATTAA
- a CDS encoding DUF1002 domain-containing protein: MKKFITTTVMMLLIITFTIGITQPTFASTSINEKLGVPILVLGANLSDAQKDEVRKILNVKDDDTVEEYTITGEDAAIYINGNPDARMFSSAKITRQEEGKGLTINIETPDNITEVTSEMYANALLTAGVENATVDVASPVKVSGHSALTGIYKAYDVQGADLDKERMELANEELGVATDLAKKDGLSQEKVSELLTEIKKDIAEQNPATKEEVEKIIEDRLSKLNISLSDADRQMLVDLFNKMRDLNIDFDKVKNQLEDLTTTIKDKADELGLDEGFWTKVANFFSEFFQALSNFFKGLFN; the protein is encoded by the coding sequence ATGAAGAAATTCATTACAACAACAGTTATGATGTTACTAATAATCACCTTCACAATAGGCATTACCCAGCCGACTTTTGCTTCAACAAGTATTAATGAAAAGTTAGGTGTCCCAATTCTTGTGTTAGGTGCAAATTTATCGGATGCACAAAAAGATGAGGTCCGTAAAATTTTAAATGTAAAAGATGATGATACTGTAGAGGAATATACAATAACGGGTGAGGATGCAGCCATATATATTAACGGCAATCCTGATGCACGGATGTTTTCCTCGGCCAAGATTACCCGTCAGGAGGAAGGCAAGGGCCTGACAATTAATATTGAAACACCTGACAACATAACCGAGGTTACAAGTGAGATGTATGCTAATGCATTGCTGACGGCAGGTGTGGAAAATGCGACAGTTGATGTTGCATCACCCGTGAAGGTAAGTGGGCATTCAGCGTTGACTGGAATTTATAAGGCATATGATGTACAAGGTGCCGACTTAGATAAGGAGCGAATGGAGCTTGCCAATGAGGAACTTGGTGTCGCTACTGATTTAGCCAAAAAAGATGGACTAAGCCAGGAAAAAGTAAGTGAGCTCTTAACTGAAATTAAAAAAGATATCGCCGAACAAAATCCTGCAACAAAGGAAGAAGTAGAAAAAATTATTGAAGATCGATTGAGCAAATTAAATATCTCGTTAAGTGATGCAGACCGTCAAATGCTTGTAGACTTGTTTAATAAGATGCGCGACTTAAATATTGACTTTGATAAAGTAAAAAATCAACTAGAAGACTTAACAACTACCATTAAAGATAAAGCGGATGAACTAGGCTTAGATGAAGGGTTTTGGACCAAGGTAGCAAACTTTTTCAGTGAATTCTTCCAAGCATTAAGTAACTTTTTTAAAGGACTGTTTAACTGA